One Faecalispora anaeroviscerum genomic window carries:
- a CDS encoding ABC transporter ATP-binding protein, with the protein MNRSILRRIAGYMKPYFAFLMGALICAIIYISLSLYTPILIGHAVDQIVAPGQVNYENMRRILLLLAATVLVSALFQWIMTYCTNQAAYRTVRDLRVKAYEKVNRLPLRTIDSHAHGDLVSRVVNDVDQVSDGLLQGITQLFTGVVTIVGTLLFMLTISPVITLVVVCVTPLSLFVAAFIAKTSRKRFFDQQACQGELSGLVEEMIGGIKTVRAFHYENRAESTFDEINSRLYEAGEKAQFNSSLSNPSTRFVNSIVYTSVAVIGAICAITGVPAQLSVGQITSFLAYANQYTKPFNEVTAVLTQIQTAFASARRLFEVLDEEEEPAEPVDAQEVHDGGHQVEFRDVAFSYRPETKLLQNIDLTARLGQRIAIVGPTGCGKTTIINLLMRFYDVDSGSICVDGTDVRQITRGSLRSLFGMVLQDTWLFSGTIRENIAYGKPNATTEEVSAAAKAALAHSFITRLPNGYDTVISEDGGNLSQGQRQLLCIARVMLVDPPMLILDEATSSIDTRTELLVQKAFQRMMEGRTSFVVAHRLSTIQGANLILVMRAGQIVEQGTHRQLLEKNGFYAELYNSQFAAS; encoded by the coding sequence ATGAATCGTTCCATACTCAGACGAATTGCAGGCTATATGAAGCCGTATTTTGCCTTTCTCATGGGCGCGCTGATCTGCGCCATTATTTATATCTCGCTTTCTCTGTACACACCCATTTTGATCGGTCATGCAGTTGACCAAATTGTCGCTCCGGGTCAGGTGAATTACGAAAATATGCGCCGCATTTTGCTGCTGCTTGCGGCAACAGTGCTTGTCAGCGCACTGTTTCAGTGGATCATGACGTATTGCACCAATCAGGCGGCCTACCGTACAGTTCGTGACTTGCGTGTGAAGGCTTATGAAAAGGTCAACCGCCTGCCGCTTCGGACTATTGACAGTCACGCGCACGGGGATCTTGTCAGCCGCGTTGTGAATGATGTCGATCAGGTGTCCGACGGCCTTTTGCAAGGAATTACCCAGTTGTTTACCGGTGTGGTTACAATTGTGGGTACATTGTTGTTTATGCTGACGATCAGCCCGGTCATTACGCTTGTGGTAGTTTGCGTAACACCGCTTTCCTTGTTTGTGGCTGCTTTTATTGCCAAGACATCGCGCAAACGTTTTTTTGATCAGCAGGCGTGCCAGGGTGAGCTGAGCGGATTGGTTGAGGAAATGATCGGCGGGATCAAAACGGTGCGCGCGTTCCACTATGAAAATCGTGCGGAGAGCACGTTTGACGAAATTAATTCCAGATTGTACGAGGCAGGGGAGAAAGCCCAGTTCAATTCTTCGCTTTCGAATCCCTCTACCCGGTTTGTCAACAGCATTGTGTATACCTCTGTTGCGGTGATCGGTGCAATCTGTGCCATTACCGGCGTTCCGGCCCAGCTAAGCGTTGGGCAGATCACCAGCTTTTTGGCTTATGCCAATCAATATACGAAGCCGTTTAATGAAGTGACCGCTGTGCTGACGCAGATTCAGACCGCGTTTGCCTCGGCCCGCCGCCTGTTTGAGGTACTCGATGAAGAAGAGGAGCCGGCGGAGCCGGTTGATGCACAAGAGGTACACGACGGCGGCCATCAGGTAGAGTTTCGCGATGTTGCCTTTTCGTACCGGCCTGAGACAAAGCTGTTACAAAATATTGACCTGACTGCCCGCCTTGGGCAAAGGATTGCTATTGTAGGGCCAACCGGCTGTGGTAAAACAACGATTATCAACCTGCTGATGCGTTTTTATGATGTCGACAGCGGCAGCATCTGCGTGGACGGAACGGATGTGCGGCAGATTACGCGCGGTAGCCTGCGTTCTTTGTTCGGAATGGTTCTACAGGATACCTGGTTGTTTTCCGGCACTATCCGGGAGAATATTGCCTATGGCAAGCCGAATGCCACCACAGAAGAAGTGAGCGCAGCCGCAAAGGCAGCGCTGGCACATTCTTTCATTACCCGCCTGCCGAATGGCTATGATACCGTGATTTCGGAGGATGGGGGAAATCTTTCCCAAGGGCAGCGGCAGCTGCTCTGTATTGCCCGGGTGATGCTGGTTGACCCACCCATGCTGATTTTGGATGAAGCGACCAGCAGTATCGATACCCGAACCGAGCTCTTGGTGCAGAAGGCGTTCCAGCGCATGATGGAAGGCCGTACCAGCTTTGTAGTAGCGCACCGCCTTTCCACGATTCAGGGCGCGAATCTGATTCTTGTGATGCGGGCCGGTCAGATTGTTGAGCAGGGAACGCATCGTCAGCTGTTGGAGAAAAACGGATTTTATGCGGAGCTTTATAACAGTCAGTTTGCCGCTAGTTAG
- a CDS encoding ROK family protein produces the protein MYFLGIDLGGTNIATGVIDKNGGLLSKQSMPTGVSCTPQELCDRIAEAAQKTISATGTAVDAVGIGCPGSVNRNTGTVELTPNLPLRHFPIKEELESRLKLPVGVDNDANAAAWGEFKAGALRGALNAVAITLGTGVGSGLILDGKIYAGQNGAAGEMGHMVIERNGRACNCGRRGCWERYASATGLILTTRELLEQDTAHESLLWEMLNGNLNQISGRSAFDAMRQGDALGQKIVEVYIEDLSCGLVNIINSLQPDVICIGGGISHEGESLLAPVREIVNREQFVTNSELKTKLVTAQLGNDAGIIGAALSGAELCGFPL, from the coding sequence ATGTATTTTCTTGGCATCGATCTGGGCGGTACCAATATAGCGACCGGAGTCATTGACAAAAACGGCGGACTTCTTTCAAAACAGTCTATGCCGACTGGTGTTTCCTGCACACCGCAGGAGCTGTGCGACCGGATCGCCGAGGCCGCTCAGAAAACCATTTCAGCGACCGGAACAGCGGTGGATGCCGTTGGAATCGGCTGCCCCGGCTCTGTGAACCGCAATACCGGAACGGTTGAGCTGACGCCGAACCTTCCGCTGCGCCATTTCCCGATTAAGGAGGAGCTGGAAAGTCGACTGAAGCTGCCGGTGGGTGTGGACAACGATGCTAACGCCGCGGCTTGGGGAGAATTTAAGGCGGGAGCGCTGCGGGGCGCGCTGAATGCCGTTGCCATTACCCTTGGCACAGGGGTAGGCAGCGGACTGATTCTGGACGGAAAAATTTACGCAGGACAAAATGGTGCCGCCGGAGAAATGGGCCACATGGTGATTGAGCGCAACGGCCGGGCCTGCAACTGCGGCAGACGCGGCTGCTGGGAGCGGTATGCCTCCGCCACCGGGCTGATTCTGACAACCCGTGAGCTGTTGGAGCAGGACACGGCCCACGAAAGCCTGCTGTGGGAAATGCTTAACGGAAATTTAAACCAGATTTCCGGCAGAAGCGCCTTTGATGCCATGCGGCAGGGTGATGCTCTAGGACAAAAAATTGTGGAAGTCTATATTGAAGACCTCAGTTGCGGCCTGGTTAACATCATCAACAGCCTACAGCCGGATGTGATCTGCATCGGCGGCGGCATCAGCCACGAGGGAGAATCCTTACTCGCGCCGGTAAGAGAGATCGTGAACCGGGAACAGTTTGTAACTAATTCTGAGCTGAAAACAAAGCTGGTCACCGCCCAACTGGGCAACGATGCCGGAATTATCGGGGCCGCGCTATCCGGTGCTGAGCTTTGCGGCTTTCCATTATAA
- a CDS encoding sugar transferase → MVKNVQYQELPQWMQKEEIRPYIELLNRQKVSSFFKRVFDIVVSALILLVLSPIFLLLAAAIKIDSKGPVFYRQVRVGQYGQDFRIFKFRSMVQDADKKGLSLTTEGDSRITRVGKLIRKCRLDEFSQVLNVLQGTMSLVGPRPEVRKYVDAYEPEYLATLLVRPGVTATASIRFKDEDELLNSGGDPEEIYIHQILPEKMRYNLEYLDHISVWHDFKIMIQTVLAVLKR, encoded by the coding sequence ATGGTGAAAAACGTGCAGTATCAGGAGTTACCCCAGTGGATGCAGAAGGAAGAAATCAGACCATATATTGAGCTGTTAAACCGGCAGAAAGTCTCATCGTTTTTTAAGCGGGTGTTCGACATTGTCGTGTCGGCGTTGATCCTGCTGGTGCTTTCACCAATATTTCTGCTGCTGGCTGCCGCAATTAAGATTGATTCCAAAGGTCCGGTATTTTACCGGCAGGTGAGAGTCGGTCAGTACGGGCAGGATTTTCGTATTTTCAAGTTTCGTTCCATGGTGCAGGATGCAGACAAAAAAGGTCTGTCCTTAACAACGGAAGGAGATTCCCGTATCACCAGGGTAGGGAAGCTGATCCGCAAGTGCCGCTTGGATGAATTTTCGCAGGTGTTAAATGTTCTTCAGGGTACGATGAGCCTTGTCGGCCCCCGGCCCGAGGTGCGTAAATATGTGGATGCCTACGAGCCGGAATATTTGGCAACACTTTTGGTGCGCCCGGGTGTAACCGCAACGGCGAGCATCCGCTTTAAGGATGAAGATGAGCTGCTTAATTCCGGCGGCGACCCGGAAGAAATCTATATTCATCAGATCCTGCCCGAGAAGATGCGCTACAATCTCGAGTACCTCGACCACATTTCTGTCTGGCACGATTTCAAAATCATGATTCAGACCGTTTTGGCAGTGCTCAAGAGATAG
- a CDS encoding RusA family crossover junction endodeoxyribonuclease, with product MLPVPKSKSRPIQAEVISGKIRPTKKPDCDNTVKIICDALNELAYKDDSQIVTTQIAKYYAKVPRTFVKIMKVALAFRQASKMFSTFGM from the coding sequence GTGCTGCCGGTACCTAAGAGCAAAAGCAGACCGATCCAGGCAGAGGTGATCTCCGGCAAGATTCGTCCCACCAAAAAGCCGGACTGCGACAACACTGTGAAAATTATTTGCGACGCTCTGAATGAGCTGGCTTACAAGGATGATTCACAGATTGTCACAACTCAAATTGCAAAGTATTACGCGAAAGTGCCGCGGACGTTTGTGAAGATTATGAAAGTGGCTTTAGCTTTTCGACAGGCTTCTAAAATGTTTTCAACGTTTGGTATGTAA
- a CDS encoding DUF6143 family protein: protein MLDLRSGCDYQYNYNKCVNIPIELYESLKGEYFIGYADNLSLGNGTSAWARLYNPRGSGVNLHVNVWTVTDISESPFRAQFWFNSTAPGKSSESDLVTPSNTAIRPIPRPRVKLELASNVIGEPTGGVKAFVRRGEPGTTLVEVENGKLIFPPGGSFLVFLSITENPNIAASGRIAFGWWEEKIACQRNN, encoded by the coding sequence ATGCTGGATTTAAGAAGTGGTTGCGATTATCAATACAATTATAATAAATGTGTAAATATTCCAATTGAGCTATATGAGTCTCTTAAAGGGGAATACTTTATTGGCTATGCTGATAACTTAAGCCTAGGAAATGGTACCAGTGCATGGGCAAGATTATACAATCCACGCGGGTCTGGTGTAAATTTACATGTTAATGTATGGACTGTAACAGATATATCAGAATCACCCTTTCGCGCTCAATTCTGGTTTAATTCAACCGCTCCGGGCAAGTCTTCTGAATCCGATCTTGTAACCCCTTCAAATACAGCCATCCGGCCTATTCCAAGACCTAGGGTAAAGTTAGAGTTAGCATCAAATGTTATTGGTGAACCAACTGGAGGAGTAAAAGCATTTGTCAGAAGAGGCGAGCCGGGAACGACCTTGGTCGAAGTGGAGAATGGAAAATTAATATTCCCTCCCGGGGGTTCATTTCTGGTATTTTTATCTATAACGGAAAATCCCAATATTGCAGCATCAGGACGAATAGCATTTGGATGGTGGGAAGAAAAAATTGCTTGTCAACGCAACAATTAA
- a CDS encoding GGDEF domain-containing protein yields MIYFIKSVILKIRINFFISGNFCFFSHGGVLSENLVINWFEGCVLVKFQKSPPNIVKLRFEKELEYQVWGNRMLHLTWTFVAMVIIVELAIFALKKLSGGAANTEEYLLIYIVAPTLINVSILAVTHMVSRRLLAKGKYSIQAYLYLFCLSLLCFMLAWTHNAVQVIYMIFAFPVLLALFYIDDNLLRGAFCLNFALYILYIVLLYRTYDSVSYIDRPDFRNVLTAAAIILACYMSAKMSLRRQNSLVNSIMCAHERTKLDSLTGLYNHATFYERLSMRIQDHHQNYEPFSLIIMDIDDFKQVNDQNGHDAGDEIIMLLVDCMKANLQGDEIAYRYGGEEFTVITNRIPDQDVALAESIRQSFEEAARATGHQTPATVSIGIARYDAKRFGARREFFSAADEALYAAKRSGKNHTLVWNEDISIINL; encoded by the coding sequence TTGATTTATTTCATCAAGAGTGTTATCCTTAAAATAAGAATAAATTTCTTTATTAGTGGCAATTTTTGTTTTTTTAGTCATGGCGGTGTGTTGTCTGAAAACTTAGTTATCAATTGGTTTGAAGGGTGCGTACTGGTGAAGTTTCAAAAATCTCCTCCCAATATAGTAAAGTTACGCTTTGAAAAAGAGTTGGAATATCAGGTATGGGGCAATCGCATGCTGCATCTAACGTGGACTTTTGTAGCCATGGTGATAATCGTAGAGCTGGCGATTTTCGCACTCAAAAAATTGAGTGGCGGAGCAGCGAATACGGAAGAATATCTTCTGATTTATATCGTTGCTCCAACGCTCATCAATGTTTCAATTCTTGCGGTTACTCATATGGTATCTCGAAGGCTGTTGGCTAAGGGCAAATACAGTATACAGGCTTACCTATATCTTTTTTGTCTATCGTTGCTTTGCTTTATGCTTGCCTGGACACATAATGCCGTGCAGGTCATCTATATGATTTTTGCGTTCCCTGTATTGTTGGCGCTTTTTTATATTGACGACAACCTGCTGCGTGGCGCCTTTTGCCTGAATTTTGCTCTGTATATACTGTATATTGTACTTTTGTATCGTACATACGACTCTGTTTCTTATATTGACAGGCCGGATTTTAGGAATGTTCTTACCGCTGCGGCCATCATTCTTGCCTGCTATATGTCCGCAAAAATGAGCTTGCGCCGTCAAAATAGTTTGGTGAACAGCATTATGTGCGCACATGAGCGCACCAAGCTGGATTCGCTCACCGGGCTGTATAATCATGCGACCTTTTATGAAAGGCTGAGCATGCGGATTCAGGATCATCATCAGAATTATGAACCGTTTTCATTGATTATTATGGACATCGATGACTTTAAACAGGTGAACGACCAAAATGGACACGATGCCGGGGACGAAATTATTATGCTTCTGGTAGACTGTATGAAAGCCAATCTCCAGGGGGATGAAATTGCGTATCGATACGGGGGTGAGGAGTTTACCGTGATCACCAACAGAATTCCCGATCAGGATGTTGCGCTGGCCGAATCGATTCGGCAGAGCTTTGAGGAGGCCGCTCGGGCGACCGGCCATCAAACTCCAGCCACGGTCAGTATCGGGATTGCCCGTTACGATGCAAAGCGGTTTGGAGCCCGGCGTGAATTTTTTTCCGCAGCCGATGAAGCGCTGTATGCCGCGAAGCGCAGCGGCAAAAACCATACTCTTGTGTGGAATGAAGATATCTCTATAATCAATCTATAA
- a CDS encoding ABC transporter substrate-binding protein, with amino-acid sequence MKKGFKKGLALTLASALMLSTTACAGNSGSSGSSAAQGGSTSSGAASDELTGELRVTTQAWMMGKYDFEGIKADFEKKHPGVTVTYNKVDNADVTTNMLQWSQGKTNCDIAIGGSREHAVQYAAKDYIVDFGDDFFTGDLAKDKFFPAFLELGNVEGKQYMIPITGEVMFIVANKDLMKKAGLADANGKITPVKSWDELYEYAKKATVVKDGKTVQTGLSIDWGSNFMTYSYLSALQGIKGNFYESDGKTIDFTSAESKGLLTSWNKLVKDGYTPIDTFADMDAGRTNFKAGKVAMLMTAASRWIECQKNVGKDNTTVMPIPGTDTHGSLVYIHGAVIPKASPKIELAKLFIKEELLKTEFHVQALNTYGKMSPLLAHYQGLENADWPTVVEATKSAVTTPLYKDFSKLDTGVQVELQKCIKGDQSVEDTQSNLKKLIGTLDLTTGLSKK; translated from the coding sequence ATGAAAAAAGGGTTCAAAAAAGGTTTGGCTTTAACACTGGCCTCGGCGCTGATGCTTTCTACAACGGCATGCGCGGGTAATTCCGGATCAAGCGGTAGCTCTGCTGCACAGGGAGGTTCCACATCTTCGGGAGCGGCTAGCGATGAGCTGACCGGCGAGCTTCGCGTTACAACGCAGGCATGGATGATGGGTAAGTACGATTTCGAGGGGATTAAGGCTGACTTTGAGAAAAAGCACCCCGGCGTAACCGTTACTTACAACAAGGTCGATAATGCCGACGTTACGACCAACATGCTGCAATGGTCTCAGGGCAAAACAAATTGCGATATTGCGATCGGCGGCAGCCGTGAACACGCAGTTCAGTATGCCGCAAAGGATTACATCGTCGATTTCGGTGACGATTTCTTTACCGGCGATCTCGCGAAGGATAAATTCTTCCCTGCGTTCCTTGAGCTGGGTAATGTGGAAGGCAAGCAGTACATGATCCCGATCACCGGCGAGGTGATGTTCATCGTTGCCAACAAAGACCTGATGAAGAAAGCCGGCCTTGCCGATGCAAACGGCAAAATTACTCCCGTCAAGAGCTGGGATGAGCTTTACGAGTATGCGAAAAAAGCGACTGTTGTGAAGGACGGCAAAACCGTTCAGACCGGTCTTTCCATCGACTGGGGCAGCAACTTTATGACGTACTCTTATCTCTCCGCTCTGCAGGGAATCAAGGGCAACTTCTATGAGTCCGACGGCAAAACCATTGATTTTACCAGTGCCGAATCCAAGGGCCTGCTGACCAGCTGGAACAAGCTGGTAAAGGACGGCTACACTCCAATCGATACTTTCGCGGACATGGATGCCGGACGTACCAATTTTAAGGCCGGTAAGGTTGCCATGCTGATGACCGCGGCTTCCCGTTGGATTGAGTGCCAGAAAAACGTGGGAAAAGACAACACAACCGTTATGCCGATTCCCGGCACCGATACGCACGGCTCTCTGGTTTACATCCACGGCGCGGTGATTCCGAAGGCTTCTCCGAAGATCGAGCTTGCGAAACTCTTCATTAAAGAAGAGCTGCTCAAGACAGAATTCCACGTTCAGGCGCTGAACACCTACGGCAAAATGTCTCCGCTGCTCGCACACTACCAGGGTCTTGAAAATGCAGACTGGCCTACCGTTGTTGAGGCGACCAAATCCGCAGTTACAACACCTTTGTACAAAGATTTCTCCAAGTTGGATACCGGCGTTCAGGTTGAACTGCAAAAATGCATCAAGGGAGACCAGAGTGTAGAGGATACACAGAGCAACCTCAAGAAGCTGATTGGCACGTTAGATTTGACAACCGGCCTCAGTAAGAAGTAA
- a CDS encoding carbohydrate ABC transporter permease, with protein sequence MKNKLSLSLKKQVPGYAFMLPGFLFVALYMGYPLFRSLYLSFTQYNFSFDPKPIFIGFNNYVKMFSDSYFMDALWNTFIFTIAFLPGVMIISLILAMMLDKGIKGSGFFRTCIFLPVVVPLSLTGIIFQWILNEQYGLLNWFLVDVLHQNAWAQNWLGDGHWAMVSIIVVSLWKNIGMLVILFMAGLQAISNDIMEAARVDGANAYQRIVHITLPNLKESYVICGIWAIIQAVKVFEQPFIMTQGGPGTSTLVLYQYTWINAFKYFEMGYASSIAYFMGVVILLLSVINMFLNRGDDAKIKKVKV encoded by the coding sequence ATGAAAAACAAGCTTTCACTCAGCCTCAAAAAACAAGTTCCAGGCTATGCATTTATGCTTCCGGGTTTTCTTTTTGTGGCATTGTACATGGGGTATCCGTTATTTCGGTCTCTCTATTTAAGTTTTACTCAGTATAATTTCAGCTTTGATCCAAAGCCGATCTTTATTGGCTTTAACAACTACGTTAAAATGTTTTCCGATTCTTATTTTATGGATGCACTCTGGAATACATTTATATTCACGATTGCGTTTTTGCCGGGTGTTATGATCATCTCTCTGATTCTGGCGATGATGCTGGATAAAGGGATTAAGGGATCGGGCTTCTTCCGAACCTGCATCTTTCTGCCGGTGGTCGTGCCGCTGTCCCTGACAGGTATCATTTTTCAGTGGATTTTGAATGAGCAGTACGGTTTGCTGAACTGGTTCCTGGTAGATGTGCTGCACCAGAACGCCTGGGCTCAGAACTGGCTGGGTGACGGTCATTGGGCCATGGTCAGTATTATCGTGGTCAGCTTGTGGAAAAACATCGGTATGCTGGTCATCCTCTTTATGGCAGGGCTTCAGGCAATCTCAAACGATATTATGGAGGCTGCCCGTGTAGACGGCGCCAACGCGTACCAGCGCATCGTACATATTACGCTTCCAAATTTGAAAGAAAGCTATGTGATCTGTGGTATTTGGGCAATCATTCAGGCGGTTAAGGTCTTTGAGCAGCCCTTCATCATGACGCAGGGCGGCCCCGGAACCTCTACTCTGGTGCTGTATCAGTATACATGGATCAATGCATTTAAATATTTTGAAATGGGGTATGCCTCTTCCATCGCATATTTCATGGGAGTTGTAATTCTATTGCTCTCTGTGATTAACATGTTCCTCAACAGAGGGGACGACGCAAAGATAAAGAAGGTGAAGGTATGA
- a CDS encoding carbohydrate ABC transporter permease — protein MKEKNLAVSFILFVFLLLTAFVFIIPFLWTFLTSLKTNDEIYAATLTILPSKITFEHYVKVVTQMGDFLKYFRNSVVVSLWSVLATVIFSASMGYAFSKMDFKFKNIYLGFVLFILTLPYVIYLIPIYIMESKMDLIDTAWGLILPYIATNLPMSVFIMRGQFNNVPNTLGEAATIDGCNNWQVFSKIMLPVVKPGIATVIIFTFINVWGEFTYGRTLTATARAQTLPVGITFLRDEAASWQYGTLTATIILSLIPLLIIFLSMQKYFISGIMEGALKG, from the coding sequence ATGAAAGAAAAAAATCTGGCGGTCAGTTTCATCCTTTTTGTTTTTTTGCTGTTAACTGCCTTTGTTTTTATTATTCCATTCCTGTGGACGTTTCTCACCTCACTGAAAACCAACGACGAAATCTATGCGGCCACGTTAACGATTCTCCCCAGCAAGATTACCTTTGAGCATTATGTTAAGGTGGTCACGCAAATGGGCGATTTCCTAAAGTATTTCAGAAACTCGGTGGTCGTTTCCCTGTGGAGCGTGCTGGCCACGGTTATTTTCAGCGCGTCGATGGGGTACGCGTTCTCAAAAATGGACTTCAAGTTTAAAAATATTTACTTGGGATTTGTCCTGTTTATTCTGACGCTTCCCTATGTCATTTATCTGATTCCGATTTATATTATGGAGTCCAAAATGGACTTGATCGATACCGCATGGGGCCTGATTCTGCCGTATATCGCGACCAATCTTCCCATGTCTGTGTTTATCATGCGCGGCCAGTTCAACAATGTTCCAAATACGTTGGGTGAGGCTGCAACGATCGATGGGTGCAACAACTGGCAGGTTTTTTCCAAAATTATGCTCCCGGTTGTCAAGCCCGGTATTGCCACTGTTATCATCTTCACCTTTATTAATGTATGGGGTGAATTTACTTACGGCAGAACCCTTACCGCAACTGCACGGGCGCAGACGCTGCCGGTCGGTATTACCTTCCTGCGTGACGAGGCGGCCTCTTGGCAGTACGGCACGCTGACGGCAACCATCATATTGTCCCTGATTCCGTTGCTGATTATCTTCCTGAGCATGCAGAAGTACTTTATCAGCGGGATTATGGAAGGCGCTCTCAAGGGATGA
- a CDS encoding LacI family DNA-binding transcriptional regulator, whose amino-acid sequence MKDKKATLKDIAAEAEVSLSTVHKALYNKPGISERVRKEIVTIADSMGYKTNYVASSLKRKLLKIAFVMPLPNSGTNRYYYRDIWKGMRALQAEAAEFNIEILDFGFSGPLSNLPKRLEEVYENHSDEISGLVTLAVDSPAFTYFIDQFAKKNIPSVFIVSDLPQAKRLCCVRAQDLMAGSLAAELISGFTGNQGKALVVSGDMMVSTHYMNVTGFEQYFKNTDNRMEVIKIYNRSDTEHLYRELLGLLKVDPEISAIYSCTATNTLPVCKAVLDAGRAGTVKVIGSDLFQESREMLLQNVLQAIIYKKPFQLGYLGCKALFDFLAKNEFPANDSIFIEPIIVVKSNLAFYEGDITADNAYENA is encoded by the coding sequence ATGAAAGACAAAAAAGCAACCTTAAAGGATATTGCGGCGGAGGCAGAGGTTTCTCTTTCCACTGTACACAAAGCGCTTTACAATAAACCCGGCATCAGTGAAAGAGTAAGGAAAGAGATTGTTACCATAGCCGACAGCATGGGCTATAAAACCAACTATGTTGCTTCTTCCCTGAAACGCAAGCTGCTGAAAATCGCTTTTGTGATGCCTCTGCCGAACTCCGGCACGAACCGCTATTATTACCGGGACATCTGGAAGGGAATGCGCGCCTTACAGGCCGAAGCAGCCGAGTTCAATATTGAAATTCTCGATTTTGGTTTTTCCGGGCCGCTCTCTAACCTACCGAAGCGCCTGGAGGAAGTATACGAGAACCATTCTGATGAAATCTCCGGTCTGGTCACACTCGCGGTAGATAGCCCAGCGTTTACTTATTTTATCGATCAATTTGCAAAAAAAAACATTCCCTCTGTTTTCATTGTGTCGGATCTGCCGCAGGCCAAACGCCTTTGCTGCGTGCGCGCACAGGATTTGATGGCCGGCAGTCTGGCCGCCGAGCTGATCTCCGGCTTTACCGGGAACCAAGGCAAGGCCCTGGTGGTTTCGGGAGACATGATGGTTTCGACCCATTACATGAACGTTACCGGCTTTGAGCAGTATTTCAAAAATACAGACAACCGGATGGAAGTCATCAAAATCTACAACCGCAGCGATACGGAACATTTATACCGTGAGCTTTTGGGGCTGCTGAAAGTCGACCCGGAGATCAGCGCGATCTACTCCTGCACAGCTACCAATACACTGCCCGTCTGCAAAGCGGTTTTAGATGCGGGCCGGGCGGGAACGGTGAAGGTGATTGGGAGCGATCTCTTTCAGGAAAGCCGAGAGATGCTTTTGCAGAACGTGCTGCAGGCAATCATCTACAAAAAGCCGTTTCAGCTTGGCTACCTCGGCTGCAAGGCTCTGTTTGACTTTCTGGCAAAAAACGAGTTCCCGGCAAACGACAGCATCTTTATCGAGCCGATCATTGTGGTAAAAAGCAACCTCGCCTTTTATGAAGGCGACATTACCGCGGACAATGCCTATGAAAACGCCTGA